The [Clostridium] scindens ATCC 35704 nucleotide sequence TATATCTTTTCATACGCAATCATCTCGCCAATCTCTTTTTGCCTTGTCGCTTCCCGCCAGTACCTCAATCAGCTTAAGGGCAAAATCGACTGCCGCGCCTGCACCTCGTCCGGTGATAACATTGTTATCCACCGTCACCGGAACCTTTGTAATGACCGCGCCCTGGATATCCTGCTCCACAGTAGGATGGCATGTGATACGCTTGCCCTTCAAAAGGCCAAGGTTCGCCAGCACCGTAGGACCCGCACAGATCGCGCCGATATACTTTCCTTCTTCAAAGAAGTCTTTTACGACCCTGCGCACGCCTGAGTGGGCATCCAGATTCAGCGTTCCCGGCATGCCGCCCGGAAGAACGATCATGTCTGACTCCACAAAATTCACCTCTTCAAACAGGTCTTCTGTCTGAACATTGATTCCATGCGCCCCATGGACCGTGTATTCTTCGGTAATCGAAACAGTATCTACATAGATCTGGGCTCTTCTGAGCAGATCTACCGCTGTCAAGGCTTCAATTTCTTCAAATCCGTCTGCTAAAATCACACTTACTTTTTTCATTGAAATCATCCTCCTTAATTTTACATATTAACACCGTTTACATTTTGTGTAAAACTATATTATGATTGCTATAAATATGGTACGATTATCCAGACTGGAGTTGGAAGCTTATGGAAATAGAACGCAAGTATCTTGTACCAATACTGCCCGACAAACTAGAGGATTACCCCTGCCGCGTCATAGAGCAGGGATATCTGAATACAGAACCCGTCATTCGTATCCGGCGGGATAACGACAAGTATGAAATCACTTACAAATCCAAAGGCTCCATGGC carries:
- a CDS encoding DJ-1 family glyoxalase III, producing MKKVSVILADGFEEIEALTAVDLLRRAQIYVDTVSITEEYTVHGAHGINVQTEDLFEEVNFVESDMIVLPGGMPGTLNLDAHSGVRRVVKDFFEEGKYIGAICAGPTVLANLGLLKGKRITCHPTVEQDIQGAVITKVPVTVDNNVITGRGAGAAVDFALKLIEVLAGSDKAKRDWRDDCV